The Plasmodium vinckei vinckei genome assembly, chromosome: PVVCY_06 genome contains a region encoding:
- a CDS encoding cysteine repeat modular protein 2, putative: MVNPINFLFLLSILACYLFLELRTTSDFSKQNHHPKGGYRNSNIHKNAPVKSNNLKHKNKVKNLFKKTTKLINERGISFVHVSLDNILELKYNSPISLINTIYSKEKEKYLSKCYIDGKGKNIDNCNRFTLSGNICDAPIDFDVNNNFALDKQNKDYSTCLSDNKPEYRIQNHNHIVIQSGEQLDLKIKNESFLLRTSIIITEDNCLNKVKTKSPHFIFQKTENKFGIPILYKGHVIGSQFQNIKVSNDAEGLFNVCSCIIDYLYYSYNKCSSTNKHYSEVLTIRVIKKPANGGNNTKKIKTGEKYSVKLEEYVTPFPITNAFIIKNIEGYTCNNIKNIPFNEMHEHFYKNEKKMHFYDIFTHETDSRIFKDDIVFQAPGDYLLCYTSNDGQVDYSALLSPILVVGYDLNKMNYIYIDLNLPKLNIEHSVVLQKYNSNEKLKDIFFKKKESIECSGENVTYSNNISEINSDNDKNLILDVIHISNIQCDEYDVILEICSKYNDNNEDKYKLIGHVIIKPYILHSNYDINHLACFNIEPDDIQVYTMNKESEFFIFFPELLENFNKYDITYLYISSLSYTNKNEIILTYNHDKNMTPIFFKYFKISNPSSSILYITKDSIKLYVLKKPNKSLYLYDITPEKVDNKKKTINSNNLDDPYIDILLSYYLDYADFIKCENCLDPIMMKPIYDENKLLKNIFLLTSHPYDKFLIINLDFSILYTHNINDVKNEVLQVRDISFSLNILEHGSFFISDISCGIFKNESLDCFLIDQLNNTVLGIEYIQMYNKMILIDTFQGKNVTHIEENKLHDSMLNKLDTYLYKPHNIVVYPYYDSYVIFINEDESNELTLMHYDKQKKNNNFSYIGKIDNTHIDIGKIINVYKFYDYKDLINRNILLIIRYYERNIQFIYIPIRNILSFLELKYNHPSVIQDNGQMYVLKVISDEIQKMNIPHNFQIIVHNINKSQYVTIDRYDGTVQIKLSEFVADPVNLTVELRGVFAELKINIEFTVICADGMKALNGNCVPCPLGSYNNINEYIKNKTIYECTSCHENSTTKYEGSILISQCLCLPGYELNDNDECVLCAKGTWKPDLSNTPCIFHCYPNSYSLIEGSKGEDESICNCNKGFYFVSKDSINFCEECDIGYFCPGGYKVGKTKCPENTTNTTQQNYSIKSCECEKGYEPFDSSGLINYNFIENPIFNDYQNFIHELQSSQLCVPCKVGFYKSIVSDAKCTQCSPHVYTVAEKSTSIFNCNKCEKGYYLHTQDSCLLCPDNHYCPGGENNNAKNGNYENEKVPCSVRSLTIPPNELNISDLNCLCKKGFEFGKLDGNEFDCLEIPKNYYKSTISNTKKESCPENSVTLYTKTESRSKCICMEGYYWDIQEYKCIKCPKGYYCPGGYLKNCFTKNTLDVCKPQKIICPIKNSTTQDDKPFSESSCMCDKGYTINKEALGECVLCPVNTYKDVISNVECTMCLAPYTTDGQIGSTKEEDCTCSGGYYFFNHCLPCTDKDTYCKGGKMIVNNKRKTVHYAPSKCLPNTVISFETEKPYDSSFCVCKKGYKHVYTGNNFTKICAPCESGFFKTIIGDFTCESKCKPNSTSFYGSTHETHCFCLENYYFKNGICINCPDGAHCRGGFEEETLLNMKKDENYLDHSKIKHVMPVPRENYALYRLNANIYNYDWFIVECSIKDACLYNGKCHESMTNFLCGECKKGYTNNFSKLNLCIKCSGMIVNILRIIFVNIIAMLFIVIMAYLNVFTGANRKSVHSIVIKIAINYFSCMKLFYIIGTSEMYFPIHLSSHVNYMIKYIKKLLKVKKNYGLYCILRSFNISHGNAYFYGMLYYGLKPILFVMVLTILMYIVVEMYKYKVRDKTIIKLRVIDEIKLLGNNKLYDEIMQELISERGLVLFRYIPIPGDSRFKRIKKFLEDMIPIHVTLLFFVHTEITYYMLTLLDCKAIYYNDKFIEQYMSFAPSVKCGLSKDYAKFFILGISGLIVWGIGIPLVFYLLLYKNRRKLHNENVLLKYGFLNNGYNFQFWYWETIVFLRKKFILLISTVSLLKTNRVLGTTMWLLTCVSSFFLILQLIFQPFDSRNYHILNKLETFSMVAWTISLMILTFLTVSSASSTVNFYVLLSLLFFNFIFMANVLIVLCYSYMENLSHIKKKIKIPFLRKFFENMSKIAEEKCYKEPIVSLNPHDNSIEFTKKYKKNLLFGKHILTKEEKCYFLNVLSNFIYFGILNLNFNIFHSYFMEFMLRLSVIDNELLQKRTKSGLLKLIAKEPQSIDEWIKLKECELKKRTFFERHKKILNLFMNNSFIIQNNIKNIIYKGDKHTIISDYEILINVLKYDKDFITDFKFLYDEDAAKSGLILSDLQLSFTKIKMKDKELIMQLFSIFIAKKNIVQFERDIHLKNKIEQLKLLYETLIKPREKKKLTFRKNVEDAVKGDKFDYKIIENELILLNNRINTLIDNYQKLKNDIYGEIECNPNDNLILNDNDSENFDSNLIKLNFKEVSNDDEPEENVINEDAKDNVEENKDDDKSQDGIQNI, encoded by the exons ATGGTGAACCcgattaattttttgtttctgCTGTCTATTTTGGCTTGCTATTTATTTCTCGAACTG CGTACAACATCAGACTTTTCAAAGCAAAATCACCACCCCAAGGGTg gaTATAGAAATTCAAATATCCATAAAAATGCCCCAgtaaaatcaaataatttgaagcataaaaataaggttaaaaatttattcaaaaaaacaacaaaattaataaatgaaagGGGGATTAGTTTTGTTCATGTTAGTTTAGACAATATTTTGGAGCTAAAATATAACAGCCCTATTAGCCTTATAAACACTATTTAttcaaaagaaaaagaaaaat ATCTATCTAAATGTTATATTGATGggaaaggaaaaaatatcgaCAACTGTAATAGATTTACACTTTCAGGAAATATATGTGATGCTCCTATTGATTTTGAtgtgaataataattttgcaTTGGATAAGCAAAATAAAGATTATTCAACATGTTTAAGTGATAACAAACCTGAATATAGGATACAGA acCATAATCATATTGTAATTCAATCAGGGGAGCAATtagatttaaaaataaaaaatgaatcatTTCTTTTGAGAACATCCATAATTATTACAGAAGATaattgtttaaataaagtgaaaacaaaaagtcctcattttatatttcaaaaaacggaaaataaatttggCATACCTATACTATATAAAGGGCATGTAATAGGTTCTcaatttcaaaatattaaagtATCAAATGATGCTGAAGGTTTGTTTAATGTATGTTCTTGTATAattgattatttatattactcTTATAATAAGTGCTCTAGTACTAATAAGCATTATTCAGAAGTTTTAACTATACGAGTTATTAAAAAGCCAGCAAATGGGggaaataatacaaaaaaaattaaaacaggGGAAAAATATTCTGTTAAATTGGAAGAATATGTAACTCCATTTCCTATTACAAAtgcttttataattaaaaacatCGAAGGTTATACATGTAACAATATTAAGAATATACCTTTTAATGAAATGCatgaacatttttataaaaatgaaaaaaaaatgcatttttatgatatatttacgCATGAAACGGATTCTAGAATTTTTAAAGATGATATAGTTTTTCAAGCACCTGGagattatttattatgttacACATCCAATGATGGCCAAGTTGATTACTCCGCTTTACTTTCTCCAATTTTAGTTGTCG gGTATGatttaaacaaaatgaattacatatatatcgACTTAAATTTGcccaaattaaatatagagCACTCAGTTGTTTTGCagaaatataattcaaatgaaaaactaaaagatatatttttcaaaaagaaagaaagtATTGAATGTTCAGGTGAAAATGTAACTTAttctaataatatttctgaaataaatagtgataatgataaaaatttaattttagatgttatacatatatcaaatatacAGTGTGACGAGTATGATGTAATATTGGAAATATgttcaaaatataatgataataatgaggataaatacaaattaattGGACatgtaattataaaaccatatattttacatagtaattatgatataaaCCATTTAGCATGCTTCAATATAGAACCTGATGATATTCAGGTATATACAATGAATAAAGAATCagaatttttcatattttttcctgAATTGttagaaaattttaataaatatgatatcacttatttatatatatcatcattaagttatacaaataaaaatgaaatcaTTTTAACTTATAAtcatgataaaaatatgacaccaattttttttaaatattttaaaatatctaATCCTTCTAGttcaatattatatattacaaaagacagcataaaattatatgttttaaaaaaaccaaataaatcattatatttatatgatataacCCCAGAAAAagttgataataaaaaaaaaactattaatagtaataatttagatgacccatatatagatattttattatcttaTTATTTAGATTATGctgattttataaaatgtgaAAACTGCTTAGATCCTATTATGATGAAACCAatatatgatgaaaataaacttctcaaaaacatttttttattaacatcaCATCCTTATGATAAATTCTTAATAATAAACTTAGACTTTTCTATTCTTTATACgcataatattaatgatgtaaaaaatgaagtatTACAGGTTCGAGatatatctttttctttaaatattttggaACACGggtcattttttatatctgaTATTTCATGtggaatttttaaaaatgaatcactagattgttttttaattgaCCAATTAAACAATACCGTATTAGGTATAGAATATATTCAAATGTATAACAAGATGATTCTTATAGATACCTTTCAAGGAAAAAATGTTACCCATATTGAGGAGAATAAATTACACGACTCCATGCTTAATAAATTAGACACTTACTTGTATAAACCTCATAATATAGTAGTATACCCCTATTATGATTCttatgttatatttataaatgag GATGAATCTAATGAGCTAACTCTGATGCATTatgataaacaaaaaaaaaataataatttttcatatatcgGTAAAATAGATAATACACATATCGATATTggtaaaattataaatgtgTATAAATTTTACGACTATAAAGACCTCATTAACAGAAATAtacttttaattataagaTACTATGAAAGAAATATccaattcatatatattcctataagaaatattttgagCTTTCttgaattaaaatataatcatcCATCTGTTATACAAGATAATGGGCAAATGTATGTACTAAAAGTAATATCAGatgaaatacaaaaaatgaatatccctcataattttcaaataattgttcataatataaataaatcacAATATGTTACAATAGATAGATATGATGGAACtgttcaaataaaattatcagAATTTGTTGCAGATCCTGTCAATTTAACTGTTGAATTACGTGGTGTTTTTgctgaattaaaaataaatatagaatttACAGTAATTTGTGCTGATGGTATGAAAGCGCTTAATGGAAATTGTGTTCCTTGTCCGTTAGgatcatataataatattaacgaatatattaaaaataaaacaatatatgaATGTACATCATGCCATGAAAATTCTACTACTAAATATGAAGGATCTATTTTGATATCCCAGTGTTTGTGTTTACCAGGATATgaattaaatgataatgacGAGTGCGTTTTATGTGCAAAGGGGACATGGAAACCTGATCTTTCTAATACTCCTTGTATTTTTCATTGTTATCCTAATTCATATAGTTTAATTGAAGGAAGTAAGGGAGAAGATGAAAGTATATGCAATTGTAATAAAGGATTTTACTTTGTTTCTAAAGATTCCATAAACTTTTGTGAAGAATGTGATATAGGATACTTTTGTCCTGGTGGGTATAAAGTAGGTAAAACAAAATGTCCGGAAAATACTACAAACACAACACAACAAAATTATTCTATAAAAAGTTGTGAATGCGAAAAAGGCTATGAACCCTTCGATTCCTCAggtttaattaattataattttattgaaaatCCAATTTTCAACGACtatcaaaattttatacatgAATTGCAAAGCTCTCAACTTTGTGTACCGTGTAAAGTAGGGTTTTATAAAAGCATCGTTTCCGATGCAAAATGCACACAGTGCTCTCCTCACGTATACACTGTCGCAGAAAAATCGActtctatatttaattgTAATAAATGTGAGAAAGGATACTATTTGCATACTCAAGATTCATGTTTGTTATGCCCAGATAACCATTATTGCCCTGGTGGTGAGAACAATAACGCAAAAAATGGAAACTATGAAAATGAGAAAGTTCCATGTAGTGTTAGAAGTTTAACAATACCAccaaatgaattaaatatatcagaTTTAAATTGCTTATGTAAAAAAGGATTTGAATTTGGGAAATTAGACGGGAATGAATTTGATTGTTTAGAAATAcctaaaaattattataaatccACAATAagtaatacaaaaaaagaatcaTGTCCAGAAAATAGTGTtacattatatacaaaaaccGAATCTAGATCAAAATGCATATGTATGGAAGGATATTATTGGGATATTCaagaatataaatgtattaaaTGCCCAAAAGGGTATTATTGTCCCGGTggatatttaaaaaattgttttacaaaaaatacttTAGATGTTTGTAAGcctcaaaaaataatctgTCCTATAAAAAACTCAACAACACAAGATGATAAACCATTTAGCGAATCAAGTTGTATGTGCGATAAAGGATAtactataaataaagaagcATTAGGCGAATGCGTTTTGTGTCCAgttaatacatataaagaTGTTATATCCAATGTTGAATGTACTATGTGCTTAGCACCTTATACAACAGATGGACAAATAGGAAGTACCAAAGAAGAAGATTGCACCTGCTCAGGcggttattatttttttaatcattGCTTACCTTGTACTGATAAAGATACTTATTGTAAGGGTGGGAAAATGATAGTCAAtaacaaaagaaaaactGTTCATTATGCTCCATCAAAATGTCTACCTAATACAGTTATATCATTTGAAACAGAAAAACCATATGATTCCAGTTTTTGTGTATGCAAAAAGGGTTATAAACATGTCTATACTGGAAATAATTTCACAAAAATATGTGCACCTTGTGAAAGtggattttttaaaacaataatcGGGGATTTTACATGTGAATCAAAATGTAAACCCAATTCAACTAGTTTTTATGGATCAACCCATGAAACGCATTGCTTTTGTttagaaaattattattttaaaaatgggaTATGTATAAATTGTCCAGATGGTGCACATTGCCGTGGTGGTTTTGAAGAAGAAACATTAttgaatatgaaaaaagatgaaaattatttggatcattcaaaaattaaacatGTAATGCCTGTTCCTAGAGAAAATTATGCACTTTATCGATTaaatgcaaatatatataattatgattGGTTTATTGTAGAATGCTCAATCAAAGACGcttgtttatataatggAAAATGTCACGAGTCTATgactaattttttatgcgGAGAATGCAAAAAAggatatacaaataatttttctaaattaaACTTGTGTATCAAATGTAGTGGCATGATAGTTAATATTTTGCGTATCATATTTGTCAATATCATCGCAATGTTATTTATAGTTATCATGGcatatttaaatgtttttaCGGGAGCTAACAGAAAATCCGTTCACTCtattgttataaaaattgctATAAATTACTTTTCTTGCATGaagttattttatattattggaACAAGTGAGATGTACTTTCCCATCCATCTTTCGTCTCATGTTAATTACatgattaaatatataaaaaagctATTAAaggttaaaaaaaactatgGTTTATACTGTATATTAAGAAGTTTCAATATATCACATGGAAATGCTTACTTTTATGGAATGCTTTATTATGGGCTTAAacctattttatttgtgatggtattaacaattttaatgtaCATAGTAGTCgaaatgtataaatacaaaGTTCGGgataaaacaattataaaattaagagTAATAGATGAAATTAAATTGTtaggaaataataaactatATGACGAAATAATGCAAGAACTGATATCAGAAAGAGGATTGGTACTATTCAGATATATACCAATACCTGGAGATTCGCgatttaaaagaattaaaaaatttcttGAAGATATGATTCCTATACATGtcacattattattttttgttcataCAGAAATCACGTATTATATGTTAACATTATTAGATTGTAAAgcaatttattataacgATAAATTTATAGAGCAATATATGAGTTTTGCACCTAGTGTAAAATGTGGTTTATCTAAAGATTATGCAaagttttttatattaggTATAAGTGGGTTAATAGTATGGGGGATTGGCATTCCATTagtgttttatttattgctatataaaaatagaagaAAGCTGCATAATGAAAACGTTTTGCTTAAATATGGTTTCTTAAACAAtggatataattttcaattttgGTATTGGGAAACAATTGTCTTTTTaaggaaaaaatttattttactaatATCAACTGTTTCTTTATTGAAGACGAATAGAGTGCTTGGTACCACTATGTGGTTATTAACTTGTgtttcatctttttttctcataTTACAGTTAATATTTCAACCGTTTGATTCAAgaaattatcatattttgaataaattaGAAACTTTTAGTATGGTGGCATGGACAATTAGCTTAATGATTTTGACATTTTTAACAGTATCTAGTGCTAGTTCTACCGtgaatttttatgttttattgtctttgttattttttaactttatttttatggcTAATGTTTTGATAGTTTTATGTTATTCCTATATGGAAAATTTAAGTCACatcaagaaaaaaattaaaattccatttttaaggaaattttttgaaaacatGTCAAAAATCGCTGaagaaaaatgttataaagAACCCATAGTTTCCTTGAATCCTCATGACAATTCAATTGAATTCacaaagaaatataaaaagaacCTTTTATTTGGGAAgcatatattaacaaaggaagaaaaatgttattttcttaatgttttatcaaattttatatattttggcatattgaatttaaatttcaatatttttcattcttaTTTTATGGAGTTCATGTTAAGATTATCAGTAATTGATAACGAGTTGCTTCAAAAAAGGACAAAAAGTGGgcttttaaaattaattgcTAAAGAACCCCAAAGCATAGACGAATGGATAAAACTTAAGGAATGCGaattaaagaaaagaaCATTCTTTGAaagacataaaaaaatattaaatttgtttatgaataattcatttattattcaaaataacataaaaaatattatatacaaaggAGACAAACATACAATAATTTCAGACTATGAAATATTGATTAATGtcttaaaatatgataaagatTTTATAACGGATTTCAAGtttttatatgatgaaGATGCAGCAAAATCCGGTTTAATCCTTTCAGATTTACAATTGTCATTTACCAAGATAAAGATGAAAGATAAAGAATTAATTATGCagttattttctatatttattgcaaagaaaaatattgtacAATTTGAACGAGATATTCatcttaaaaataaaatcgaGCAGCTTAAACTATTGTATGAAACCCTTATAAAGCCACgtgaaaaaaagaagttAACATTTCGAAAAAATGTTGAAGATGCAGTTAAAGGAGATAAATTTGATTATAAGataatagaaaatgaattaatactattaaataatagaaTAAATACCTTAATAGATAATTaccaaaaattaaaaaatgatatatatggtGAAATTGAATGTAATCCTAATGATAATCTTATTCTAAATGACAATGATTCAGAAAATTTTGACAgcaatttaataaaattgaatttTAAAGAAGTGTCTAATGATGATGAACCAGAGGAAAATGTGATAAATGAGGATGCTAAAGATAATGTggaagaaaataaagatgatGATAAATCACAAGACGGTATTCAGAACATTTAA
- a CDS encoding mitochondrial ribosomal protein S8 precursor, putative: MQRACEMVVSLLRTDAMTQKCPFHVLNVQILELLQKEGLIRGFAIKGTKIDILLKHYKGAPVIRNIRVVSKPSRDIWLTPHELKFRTRFNTGLWVMQTSCGVISHRDCIRMGIGGKMLFAVNNGYQHFC, translated from the exons atgcaGAGAGCATGTGAAATGGTAGTATCGTTATTACGAACTGATGCTATGACTCAAAAATGTCCATTTCATGTATTAAATGTTCAAATTCTTGAATTATTACAAAAGGAGGGTCTCATTAGAGGGTTTGCAATTAAGGGAACAAAAATAGATATACTACTAAAGCATTACAAGGGCGCACCG gTTATAAGGAATATTCGAGTTGTATCAAAACCAAGTAGAGATATATGGCTAACACCACATGAACTCAAATTTCGTACACGATTCAATACAGGATTATGGGTAATGCAAACTAGTTGTGGTGTAATAAGTCACAGAGATTGCATACGAATGGGTATTGGGGGTAAAATGCTATTTGCAGTTAATAATGGATATCAGCATTTTTGTTAG
- a CDS encoding prefoldin subunit 3, putative — MSFDDLTDNTRSVRNIPGARFIEHVTEFLQNKNEETILRLAKELLLKYKFMEHTFVTRQMNTEKKIPELKDALKVVNALYKRKQMNETGALEHYFPLEESLYAKGVIEKCDNILLWLGANVMVEFPFNEAIELLNQHLERAINLSEEMDKELVWLHEQISTTEINISRIHNYVEMKKGNKEKNAIETKG, encoded by the exons atgtcatTCGATGATTTGACCGACAATACAAGGTCTGTAAGGAATATCCCAGGAGCAAGATTCATA GAACATGTAACagaatttttacaaaataaaaatgaggaAACTATTCTTCGATTGGCAAAAGAACTTTTATT aaaatataaatttatggaGCACACTTTTGTAACTAGACAAATGAATACTGAAAAGAAAATACCTGAGTTAAAAGATGCTTTAAAAGTTGTAAATGCcttatataaaagaaag cAAATGAATGAAACCGGAGCCTTGGAACATTATTTTCCCCTTGAAGAGTCGTTATATGCTAAGGGAGTAATTGAAAAATGTGATAATATTCTTCTTTGGCTAGgg GCTAATGTAATGGTTGAATTTCCATTCAATGAGGCTATAGAGCTTTTGAATCAGCATTTAGAAAGAGCAATAAATTTGTCTGAAGAAATG GATAAGGAACTTGTATGGTTACACGAACAAATATCAACAACtgaaattaatatatcaaGGATTCATAATTATGTTGAGATGAAAAAAGggaataaagaaaaaaatgcgATTGAAACTAAAGGATAA
- a CDS encoding NIMA related kinase 4, putative, with protein MNKYEKIRDIGKGNYGNTILVRDKKNDHYVMKIINISQMSQKEKRQCLKEVELLSKLNHPFIVKYIESYIEGETLRIVMKHCKGGDLYHYIQNKKKQNTPIKEKRILIWLTQILTALKFLHSNHILHRDMKSLNILIDSDKRVRLCDFGISKVLENTLDYANTLIGTPYYLSPELCKDKKYSWPSDVWAIGCLIYELATFRTPFHSTKGIQQLCYNIRYAPIPDLPNIYSKELNNIYKSMLIREPNYRVTVQQLLVSDIVQRQLKLLIEEKIREKQSMKKPLKEKQAIENDNLGANEQEVKTLLLDIVDV; from the exons ATGAACAagtatgaaaaaataagggATATAGGAAAAGGGAATTATGGAAATACAATACTCGTTagagataaaaaaaatgatca TTatgtaatgaaaataataaacatttCTCAAATGTCCCAAAAGGAGAAGAGACAATGTTTAAAGGAAGTCGAA TTATTGTCAAAGTTAAATCACCCAtttattgtaaaatatattgaaagCTATATAGAGGGAGAGACCCTTAGAATTGTGATGAAGCATTGCAAAG gCGGAGatctttatcattatatacaaaacaagaagaaacaaaataccccaataaaagaaaaacgtATACTTATATGGCTAACACAAATTTTGACAGCTCTAAAGTTTCTTCATTCTAACCATATACTACACAGGG ACATGAAATCTCTTAATATATTGATAGATAGCGATAAGAGAGTAAGATTGTGCGATTTTGGAATTTCGAAAGTTTTAGAAAATACACTAGATTATGCTAACACTTTAATAGGAACCCCATATTATCTAAGTCCCGAATTAtgtaaagataaaaaatatagttgGCCATCAGATGTATGGGCTATTGGCTGTTTAATTTATGAATTAGCTACATTTAGAACCCCCTTTCATTCTACAAAAGGAATTCAACAATTATGTTACAACATACGATATGCTCCC ATCCCCGATTTACCAAATATCTACTCGAAAGAACtcaacaatatatataaaagtatGTTAATAAGAGAACCCAATTATCGAGTTACTGTTCAGCAATTATTAGTTTCAGACATTGTTCag AGACAACTTAAATTGTTGattgaagaaaaaatcAGAGAAAAACAAAGTATGAAAAAACccttaaaagaaaaacaggctatagaaaatgataacCTAGGAGCAAATGAACAAGAAGTTAAAACACTACTATTGGATATTGTCGATgtttga